A window of the Plasmodium vinckei vinckei genome assembly, chromosome: PVVCY_08 genome harbors these coding sequences:
- a CDS encoding PIR protein CIR protein, whose translation MWLADKFLKITHEISFSISDYYEDVIVQSGGNFNCWDRLDSKKYLKGSNISIMSKFYYVFMNICNSMVKNDISNFDINKFKTYDFEHYKSYNFINSEASNCYAYIQLLTDLKKKYDEYRRLAIKEISKKKNNYKFLTFSPINNNDNHPELQFQSNGCIKLHLFFGQPRPKPKPKIQTSELKSPPNDSQNKKENQPSNIGKELNFEKIRDYSLQIFDKYSPLFNHAATRIEHHIRDMVTSNFNDMVGIGAKYLKAIENVKLPKLQILGPNNKEKVNPPKSPQTTGGTTVSSNGISSKVVDVPGNNLMGLNRNITRLVSFKFEGNKVAIIALIVVSITIVLAIMYWYLYYGCGKPMKKKKMGNKIINLVDEKGRGKRVISPIDRKRGVKTNIDSDYGEKTIVIINPYDEKNITIQSIKPPSLEITLLNTYKHIYVNPSPFINLFFLLIFFVYKKKRNSLE comes from the exons ATGTGGTTAGCTGACAAATTTCTTAAGATAACTCATGAAATTTCCTTCAGTATAAGTGATTATTATGAGGATGTTATAGTTCAATCTGGAGGCAATTTTAATTGTTGGGACAGATTggatagtaaaaaatatttgaagggtagtaatatttctattatgtctaaattttattatgtatttatgaatatatgtaattcAATGGtgaaaaatgatatatccaattttgatataaacaaatttaagACGTATGATTTTGAACATTATAAATCCTATAATTTCATTAACTCAGAGGCTTCTAATtgttatgcatatattcaATTGTTGactgatttaaaaaaaaaatatgatgaatATAGAAGGTTAGCTATTAAGgaaatttcaaaaaaaaaaaataattacaaatttttaactttttccccaataaataataatgataatcaCCCAGAATTACAATTTCAAAGTAATGGGTGTATAAAAttgcatttattttttgggcAACCTCGCCCAAAACCTAAACCAAAAATCCAAACGAGTGAATTAAAATCCCCGCCAAATGAttcacaaaataaaaaggaaaaccAGCCATCAAATATTGGTaaagaattaaattttGAGAAAATTAGAGATTATTCTTTACAGATTTTCGACAAATATAGTCCACTATTTAATCACGCCGCTACTAGGATTGAACATCATATACGCGATATGGTAACATCtaattttaatgatatGGTTGGTATAGGTGCCAAATATCTAAAAGCTatagaaaatgtaaaaCTTCCAAAACTTCAGATTCTAGgaccaaataataaagaaaaagtaAATCCTCCAAAATCACCACAAACTACTGGAGGAACCACAGTAAGTTCTAATGGAATATCATCAAAGGTAGTGGATGTCCCaggaaataatttaatgggattaaatagaaatataaCAAGATTGGTgtcatttaaatttgaaGGAAATAAAGTAGCTATTATAGCTCTCATAGTTGTTTCAATAACTATTGTTTTAGCAATTATGTATTGG tatttatattatggaTGTGGAAAACCcatgaagaagaaaaaaatgggaaacaaaattataaatttagttGATGAAAAAGGAAGAGGAAAGAGAGTTATAAGCCCAATTGATCGGAAAAGGGGggtaaaaacaaatatagaTTCAGATTATGGAGAAAAAACAATAGTTATTATAAACCCATATGATGAAAAGAATATAACAATACAAAGCATAAAACCTCCCTCTCTCGAAAtaacattattaaatacatacaaacatatatatgttaatcCTTCTCCTTTTAttaacttattttttttgttaattttttttgtttataaaaaaaaacgcaATTCTTTAGAGTAA
- a CDS encoding PIR protein CIR protein translates to MDDKTCDLLNEFDEYFNNEGVNERKFNKFKECHSYCPYQNTSKKNICTNNYERINALGSYLFTRIMEIDKAFKGLTGDKRHIEVFMIWLGDKLFRIDKDYKATLEEYYKNNLENIMGNANYWEAISKKLYKNATIKKMSDYYRLLNYICKLITEYNKNPLKPNKSRIGTYSIQCNNNYKAIHNSINECKPYLQLLDSLKMIYENFKLFNMNINSKLKGKEKDLLLNRVQPLTTFKGVNRYFVTVTANISFDDKECKDVKLEDEKIGERIVSQKPQGKLQDARRHNKPNTEPQTQSSSSTLQGKPKPSKPKTPLSMLKIPPNSQPNPQAPGSAQQTRPIKPQASQPPSTLQKKVQQPSTPQKKVQSSSKPTETPPTPSTSPGLPPPASPASPPSGSLLSQNGPELKKPQTGGTNHSNDPKDLGNSKGSKSGAPDGGLGSSSKTQAGSDIGTGSPGGEPGGAAGGKGGSNSNIGVKNSESDVSGGRTSSGASGGAGGGNGGGSTQGDQGKPSGGTGSVQDGQGKSPGETGGYVDKVSQTKDPGDPSPGNPVPAQSAPAPSGTDTSSSPGASQPAPQPVQQPVSPPDPHKSGPSPQQGPPQPPPPISQNDSSSQKSQTGGSGGGKENPGGGSSDSASNTSEGSFNLGLSIFEFLLNGTKKLNKASEFIKDNQEKFKNVAEKISGTYNKAKDKLKTTYDESNKYLNQIIKDVFDQFNKNDTPSKSNDKQPDPGSPIDGGKQSNQSPSAPPINPPPQTPTLNLPSPTPTKDPPPNQASIPPIDPTSQKQSSSQHKPITQDLTQVNQPNHQKIGQLVKSISSNQNLKKTWNIFPTTWNGSNDCKPEINFMNATLVCCTSKQCSLTGISVTLVLIPIILLIAYKCLSFGSSKKSEKKNMKKVINFHDGNRKTKIIISSNDKKKKLKPIINSIGGKRSPLLNIYKLIQADSMPFINLFFLLIFFVYKRKRDTIE, encoded by the exons ATGGATGACAAAACa TGTGACTTACTTAACGAATTtgatgaatattttaacaaTGAAGGTGTCaatgaaagaaaatttaataaattcaaGGAATGTCATTCTTATTGTCCTTATCAAAAtacttcaaaaaaaaatatttgcacaaataattatgaaagAATTAACGCTTTGggatcatatttatttaccaGAATTATGGAAATTGATAAAGCTTTTAAAGGATTAACTGGTGACAAACGGCATATTGAAGTTTTTATGATATGGTTGGgagataaattatttaggATAGATAAAGATTATAAAGCAACTCTGGaagaatattataaaaataatttagaaaaCATTATGGGAAATGCTAATTATTGGGAAGCTATTAGTAAAAAACTTTATAAGAATGCTACTATTAAGAAAATGAGCGATTATTATAGATTacttaattatatatgtaaactAATAACtgaatataacaaaaatcCTCTAAAGCCTAATAAAAGTCGTATTGGAACTTATTCCATCCAATGTAATAACAATTATAAAGCTATTCATAATTCTATTAACGAATGTAAACCATATCTACAATTATTGGATagtttaaaaatgatatatgaaaattttaaattgttcaatatgaatattaatAGTAAACTTAAAGGTAAAGAAAAGGATTTATTACTTAATCGTGTTCAACCTCTTACAACGTTTAAAGGCGTAAATCGATATTTTGTAACTGTTACTGCAAACATTAGCTTTGATGATAAAGAGTGTAAAGACGTGAAATTAGAGGATGAGAAAATTGGAGAAAGAATTGTATCACAAAAACCACAGGGTAAGCTGCAAGACGCTAGAAGACATAATAAACCCAACACTGAACCACAAACCCAATCTTCCTCAAGTACACTACAAGGAAAACCAAAACCTTCAAAACCAAAAACACCATTATCAATGTTAAAAATACCACCAAACTCACAACCAAACCCACAAGCACCAGGATCAGCACAACAAACACGACCAATAAAACCACAAGCATCTCAACCACCATCAACACTACAAAAGAAAGTACAACAACCATCAACACCACAAAAGAAAGTGCAATCATCATCAAAACCAACAGAAACCCCACCAACACCATCAACATCACCAGGATTACCACCACCAGCATCACCAGCATCACCGCCATCAGGATCACTACTTTCACAAAACGGCCccgaattaaaaaaacctCAAACAGGAGGGACAAATCATTCAAATGATCCAAAGGATTTAGGCAATAGTAAAGGAAGTAAAAGCGGTGCACCCGATGGTGGATTGGGAAGTTCAAGCAAAACACAAGCAGGGTCAGATATAGGAACAGGAAGTCCAGGGGGTGAACCTGGAGGTGCAGCTGGTGGAAAAGGAGGTTCAAATAGTAATATAGGAGTTAAAAACAGTGAATCCGATGTTTCAGGAGGCAGGACAAGCAGTGGAGCAAGTGGTGGAGCAGGTGGAGGTAATGGAGGAGGTAGTACACAAGGTGATCAAGGAAAACCATCTGGTGGAACAGGTAGTGTACAAGATGGTCAAGGAAAATCACCTGGTGAAACAGGTGGTTATGTAGATAAAGTTAGTCAAACAAAAGATCCCGGGGATCCATCACCTGGAAATCCAGTACCTGCACAATCAGCACCTGCGCCATCTGGAACAGATACATCATCATCACCAGGCGCATCACAACCAGCACCACAACCAGTACAACAACCAGTATCACCACCAGACCCACATAAATCAGGTCCATCACCACAACAAGGCCCCCCACAACCGCCACCACCAATTTCACAAAATGATTCTTCATCACAAAAATCTCAAACAGGAGGTTCAGGTGGTGGAAAAGAAAATCCTGGTGGTGGATCAAGCGATTCCGCATCAAATACATCAGAAGGATCTTTTAATTTGGGATTATCAATTTTTGAATTCCTATTAAATGGAACgaaaaaattgaataaaGCTTCCGAATTTATTAAAGATAATCAGGAAAAGTTCAAAAATGTTGCGGAGAAAATCAGTggtacatataataaagccaaggataaattaaaaactaCTTACGATGAatctaataaatatttaaatcagATTATTAAAGATGTATTTGAccaatttaataaaaacgaTACTCCCTCTAAATCAAATGATAAACAACCTGACCCAGGCAGCCCAATAGATGGGGGAAAACAATCTAATCAGTCACCATCAGCTCCACCAATAAATCCACCACCACAAACTCCAACATTAAATCTACCATCACCAACTCCAACAAAAGATCCCCCACCAAATCAAGCATCAATTCCACCAATAGATCCAACATCACAAAAACAATCATCTTCCCAACACAAACCTATAACACAGGACCTTACACAAGTTAATCAACCCAACCACCAAAAAATTGGTCAACTGGTAAAATCAATAAGTTCTAAccaaaatttgaaaaaaacatggAATATATTTCCAACTACATGGAATGGATCAAATGATTGTAAACctgaaataaattttatgaatgCCACATTAGTGTGCTGTACATCTAAACAGTGCAGTTTAACTGGAATTTCAGTTACACTTGTTTTAATAcccattattttattaattgcatataag tgCTTATCATTTGGATCATCAAAAAAAtcggaaaaaaaaaacatgaagAAAGTTATAAATTTCCATGATGGAAACAGaaagacaaaaataattataagttCAAatgataagaaaaaaaaactaaagCCGATTATAAATTCAATTGGTGGAAAAAGGAGcccattattaaatatatacaaacttATACAGGCCGATTCAATgccatttattaatttattttttttgttgattttttttgtttataaaagaaaaagagaCACCATAGaatga
- a CDS encoding PIR protein CIR protein has product MEKSSYDIEKVYKEIGTIDSYFGVKKENGKTSLYYNELIHKYCNYSITSGTGGCDVYFQWANCGFIYLLKLLKDKYNLDYDKLAQYAILWLSYKLNTAPDGCNINLVKFYTEYIEKNYYYNEKIKDNGSTTYKGIIDKKKDFMNIKEIPKFNALFFILFSSYHFIYDNNFDCTVYLNFVNQFVQYFQELNNDSKNIEKSSFSQILSTLSNDYKNLKNICDNDKSCKIPPIPQLNPKKINALSPESTSSSSSILNIVIPGLSTFAIPVFLVVAYKTLFKKQIKKNKEENET; this is encoded by the exons ATGGAAAAGTCAAGTTATGATATTGAGAAAGTg taTAAAGAAATTGGTACGATCGATAGCTATTTTGGTGTGAAGAaggaaaatggaaaaacatctctatattataatgaattaaTCCACAAATATTGTAATTATAGTATTACCTCAGGAACAGGTGGTTGTGACGTTTATTTTCAATGGGCTAATTGtggttttatttatttgctaAAATTGTTAAAGGATAAGTATAATTTAGATTATGATAAACTTGCCCAATACGCTATTTTATGGTTAAGTTATAAACTAAATACAGCGCCAGATGGATGTAACATTAATTTAGTCAAATTTTATACtgaatatatagaaaaaaattattattataatgagaaaataaaagataatgGTAGTACGACTTATAAGGGTAttatagataaaaaaaaagattttatgaatattaaagaaatacCTAAATTTAATGccctattttttatattattttcatcatatcatttcatttatgataataatttcgATTGCACAGTATATTTGAACTTTGTTAATCAATTTgttcaatattttcaagAACTCAATAATGATTCTAagaatatagaaaaaagtTCATTTAGTCAAATATTGTCTACATTATCaaatgattataaaaatttaaaaaatatatgtgatAATGATAAATCTTGCAAAATTCCACCTATTCCACAATTAAACcccaaaaaaattaatgcaTTAAGTCCTGAATCTACATCATCAAGTTCGTCGATATTAAACATAGTAATCCCAGGTTTATCGACATTTGCAATACCGGTTTTCTTGGTAGTTGCTTATAAg ACATTATTTaagaaacaaattaaaaaaaataaagaagaaaatgaaactTAA
- a CDS encoding fam-c protein: MNKRIFSLVCIILYVLLAVSIHCSEQKSDQSNTSGLRSRVIRAIQKIKRSNKKNDIEPQRENQSNNNNNKNRNHEIIDSITYYSEFQRKRRKPTTFCCLFTCESNELYD, from the exons atgaataaaaggATATTTAGTTTAGTTTGTATCATCTTGTATGTCCTTTTGGCTGTGTCAATACATTGCTCGGAGCAAAAA AGTGATCAATCTAATACATCTGGATTAAGAAGTAGGGTCATTCGTGCTatccaaaaaataaagagaagcaacaaaaaaaatgatatagaaCCTCAACGAGAAAACCaatcaaataataacaataacaAAAATCGTAATCATGAGATAATTGATAGTATTACTTATTACAGTGAGTTCCAGCGTAAAAGGCGCAAGCCAACTACATTTTGTTGTTTGTTTACTTGTGAAAGTAATGAATTATATGATTAG
- a CDS encoding fam-a protein, with the protein MNKFYIQIVFFLLSIFIYVNNKTLATELAPEENTKTKEETKTKPKRRYPTPEEIYEKNKQLLCTDPKEIENAVELMNEAIIHLAYHATSKDDYELCESNLSYNNTFSKKKHGDTVVQRISFIYYDPKKYNEIINLLWNPSFANRFNNGFVKRKIDRVYNPNLVIIQQRYKDSIFDRWKYFYALAAKVDISEKKTIIVMTSANINDGYPSEKEYKNTIIESANLFKIDIDSSESIRSGKFEKTFLNIAGFLIEKKEWNIDITYLESIDGHTSNFKELIIRKALVNSFH; encoded by the exons atgaataaattttatattcaaattgttttttttcttttaagcATCTTCATATAtgtgaataataaaacccTTGCAACTGAGCTGGCTCCAGaagaaaatacaaaaacaaaagaagAAACAAAAACCAAACCAAAAAGACGTTATCCTAC TCCAGAAGagatatatgaaaaaaacaagcAACTATTATGTACTGATCCCAaagaaatagaaaatgCAGTCGAACTTATGAACGAAGCTATAATACATTTAGCATATCATGCTACAAGTAAAGATGATTATGAATTATGTGAATCAAATCTAtcttataataatacttttagtaaaaaaaaacatggaGATACAGTTGTTCAAAGAAttagttttatatattatgatcCCAAAAAA TATAAcgaaataataaacttgTTATGGAATCCTTCTTTTGCAAATAGGTTCAATAATGGCTTTGTTAAAA gaAAAATTGACCGTGTGTACAACCCAAATTTAGTAATAATACAGCAACGTTACAAAGATTCGATTTTTGACCGttggaaatatttttatgctttAGCTGCAAAGGTTGAT atatcagaaaaaaaaactataatTGTCATGACTTCagcaaatataaatgatggCTATCCTTCCGagaaagaatataaaaacacaATAATAGAAAGCGCAAATTTGTTCAAAATTGACATTGATTCTAGTGAATCTATTAGAAGTggaaaatttgaaaaaacatTTCTTAACATAGCTGGATTCCTCattgaaaaaaaggaatgGAATATTGATATCACCTATCTCGAATCT aTTGATGGGCATACTTCCAATTTTAAAGAATTAATTATTAGAAAAGCTTTAGTTAATTCTTTTCATTAA